The following are from one region of the Salvia splendens isolate huo1 chromosome 2, SspV2, whole genome shotgun sequence genome:
- the LOC121792510 gene encoding protein REVEILLE 6-like has translation MAAEANASSGLDDPNKKIRKPYTITKSRESWSDQEHDKFLEALQLFDRDWKKIEAFIGSKTVIQIRSHAQKYFLKVQKNGTSEHVPPPRPKRKSAHPYPQRASKNVLPRTAGPVQSSVARVETGYAVRRHPFSTPRNPISGSPLSSWNYNVVPAGCLSNVAKDDVRLASAANNYCTSSNDSNPCMWKSNEMDHELKATLCNTKRAMPDFAQVYGFIGSVFDPTTTDQLQRLRKMEPINVETVLMLMKNLCVNLVTPEFENHRKLLSSYKIATENVRAGSEIPSA, from the exons ATGGCCGCTGAAGCGAATGCGTCCTCGGGTTTGGATGATCCGAATAAGAAAATCCGAAAGCCTTACACGATCACCAAGTCAAGAGAGAGCTGGAGTGATCAAGAGCATGATAAATTTCTCGAAGCGCTTCAGTT ATTTGATCGTGACTGGAAAAAGATTGAAGCATTTATTGGGTCAAAGACAGTTATCCAg ATACGTAGCCATGCCCAAAAGTATTTTCTGAAAGTCCAGAAGAATGGTACAAGCGAGCATGTGCCTCCTCCGCGTCCAAAGAGAAAGTCAGCTCATCCTTATCCACAGAGGGCCTCGAAAAATG TTCTACCTCGAACAGCAGGTCCTGTGCAATCTTCGGTTGCTAGAGTGGAGACTGGATACGCTGTAAGGCGCCATCCATTTTCAACTCCCAGAAATCCTATCAGTGGTTCACCTTTGTCTTCATGGAACTACAATGTTGTGCCAGCAGGATGTTTGTCAAATGTTGCAAAAG ATGATGTCAGATTAGCCAGTGCTGCCAATAATTATTGCACCAGCAGCAATGATAGCAATCCGTGCATGTGGAAATCTAATGAGATGGATCATGAATTAAAAGCAACATTGTGCAACACAAAGAGAG CTATGCCGGATTTTGCTCAAGTTTATGGTTTCATTGGTAGCGTCTTCGATCCGACCACAACTGATCAATTGCAAAGGCTAAGGAAAATGGAGCCTATAAATGTTGAGACG GTACTGATGTTGATGAAGAACCTCTGCGTCAATTTGGTGACCCCTGAATTTGAGAATCAT AGAAAGTTGCTCTCTTCATATAAAATAGCAACTGAAAATGTCCGTGCTGGGAGTGAGATCCCGTCTGCATAG
- the LOC121792479 gene encoding probable serine/threonine-protein kinase At1g01540 translates to MTVYDAAFVNTELSKKTSIFGLHLWVVIGIVVGAVIVLILFLLSLCITAFRRRKGKGGRKGKISGAAEFTPVVSKEIQEIVHNSSVSAAADHRPIGPQAVPEIQIDMGKVEHRVVFSDRGASSGESRATSGADTGSFGGGSGSLPEVSHLGWGRWYTLRELEAASNGLADENVIGEGGYGIVYYGVVADNTKIAIKNLLNNRGQAEKEFKVEVEAIGRVRHKNLVRLFGYCVEGAYRMLVYEYVDNGNLDQWLHGDVGEVSPLTWDIRVNIILGTAKGLAYLHEGLEPKVVHRDIKSSNILLDRQWYPKLSDFGLAKLLNSESSYVTTRVMGTFGYVAPEYACTGMLNEKSDIYSFGILIMEVITGRSPVDYSRPQGEVNLVDWLKMMVGSRKSEEVVDPKLAERPDSKALKRLILIALKCVDPDAQKRPKMGHVIHMLESEDLLSREEKRIARESLSSHREESHQGSELTNKQSSKGTSDNVEGDSSRNHHAPTSWR, encoded by the exons ATGACGGTCTACGATGCGGCGTTTGTGAACACGGAGCTCTCGAAGAAGACCTCGATCTTCGGCCTACACCTATGGGTGGTGATCGGGATAGTAGTCGGAGCTGTGATTGTGCTGATCCTCTTCCTGTTGTCGCTCTGCATCACCGCCTTTCGCCGCCGCAAGGGAAAGGGTGGTCGGAAGGGAAAGATCTCCGGCGCCGCCGAGTTTACTCCCGTCGTGTCCAAGGAAATCCAGGAGATCGTCCACAACTCCTCCGTCTCTGCCGCCGCCGATCACCGCCCGATAGGTCCTCAG GCTGTCCCTGAAATACAGATTGATATGGGGAAAGTGGAGCACAGGGTGGTGTTTTCTGATCGAGGAGCATCGAGTGGCGAGAGCAGGGCCACTAGTGGAGCTGACACAGGGTCGTTTGGTGGAGGTAGTGGGTCGTTGCCAGAGGTGTCACATTTGGGATGGGGAAGGTGGTACACTTTAAGAGAACTCGAGGCAGCCTCAAATGGATTGGCAGATGAGAATGTGATCGGGGAAGGGGGATATGGTATTGTGTATTACGGTGTAGTGGCTGATAACACGAAAATTGCTATTAAGAACTTGCTGAACAACAG GGGTCAGGCTGAGAAAGAGTTCAAGGTAGAGGTTGAAGCAATTGGGCGAGTCAGACACAAGAATCTTGTTAGGTTGTTTGGCTACTGTGTGGAAGGGGCTTATAG GATGCTAGTTTATGAATATGTAGATAATGGAAATTTGGACCAGTGGCTTCACGGAGATGTTGGGGAAGTCAGCCCCTTGACATGGGATATCCGTGTGAATATAATTTTAGGAACTGCAAAAGG CTTGGCTTATTTACATGAAGGTCTTGAACCAAAGGTTGTTCACCGTGATATCAAGTCCAGCAACATATTGCTAGACCGTCAATGGTATCCTAAATTGTCAGATTTTGGGCTTGCTAAGCTCTTGAATTCAGAAAGCTCATATGTGACAACTCGAGTAATGGGAACATTTGG ATATGTTGCTCCAGAATATGCTTGCACTGGTATGCTAAATGAGAAGAGTGATATATATAGCTTCGGGATACTAATTATGGAGGTAATTACTGGAAGATCTCCTGTTGATTATAGCCGGCCGCAGGGTGAG GTTAATCTGGTCGATTGGCTGAAAATGATGGTTGGAAGCAGAAAGTCAGAGGAGGTGGTGGATCCCAAATTGGCTGAAAGACCTGATTCAAAAGCTCTCAAACGTCTGATCTTGATTGCCCTTAAGTGTGTAGACCCGGATGCCCAGAAGAGGCCAAAAATGGGCCATGTAATACACATGCTGGAATCCGAGGACTTGCTGTCTCGTGAG GAGAAACGAATTGCTCGTGAATCTCTGAGTTCTCACCGGGAAGAAAGTCATCAAGGTTCAGAGCTGACTAACAAACAAAGCAGCAAAGGTACATCTGATAATGTTGAAGGAGACAGCAGTAGGAACCATCACGCACCAACTAGTTGGAGATAG
- the LOC121792497 gene encoding protein BPS1, chloroplastic-like isoform X2: MSRAQEPHRSFLPFGNPFRMMLPKGSSLSPKMLDLLNSFEENMAERLRKIKPPGKEDILCLTWMRSAMELLCEIHADIKVLITSLELPVGDWEDKWIDVYLDNSVKLLDICIAFSSEISRLKQGHLFLRCLLHDLESASPKKFIQARSSLDGWKQHMASKNPRLDNIFSVMDSLAQTLDLPKIKNSSKGKVLMRAMYGVKVVTLFICSVFAAAFSGSAKKLMDLPVPETCLWAQAFLDLQTCVNSEIRNSDPDNVLVFLKEVESVDSVVRKVYPIVQDGVENPVEAQVLQKSKSDLEKAAGELCQGLELVAKEVDGFFQVVLTGRDALLSNLRLVGNVFEQGETSLNVQGPPVR, from the coding sequence ATGAGTCGTGCGCAGGAACCTCACAGAAGTTTCCTCCCATTCGGAAATCCATTTCGCATGATGTTACCAAAGGGATCTTCGCTGTCGCCAAAGATGCTAGATTTGTTAAATAGTTTCGAGGAAAACATGGCCGAGAGGCTTAGAAAGATTAAGCCTCCAGGCAAGGAAGATATTCTGTGCTTGACATGGATGAGGAGTGCCATGGAGCTACTGTGTGAAATACACGCCGATATAAAAGTTCTGATTACGTCTCTCGAACTCCCTGTCGGCGACTGGGAGGACAAGTGGATCGATGTATACTTGGACAATAGTGTGAAGTTGCTGGACATCTGCATCGCCTTCAGCTCCGAGATCTCCCGACTGAAACAGGGCCACCTTTTCCTCCGATGCCTCCTGCACGATTTGGAGAGTGCATCCCCAAAGAAGTTTATTCAGGCACGTTCCTCCCTGGATGGATGGAAGCAGCATATGGCTTCAAAGAATCCCAGACTCGACAACATCTTCTCCGTCATGGATAGCCTCGCTCAAACACTAGACCTCCCAAAGATCAAGAACTCTTCAAAGGGAAAAGTCTTGATGCGGGCCATGTATGGGGTTAAGGTCGTCACTCTCTTCATTTGCAGTGTGTTTGCTGCTGCATTCTCCGGTTCTGCAAAAAAGCTGATGGACCTACCGGTTCCCGAGACCTGCTTGTGGGCGCAGGCTTTCTTGGATCTCCAGACTTGTGTGAACAGCGAAATCAGAAACTCGGACCCGGACAACGTCCTCGTTTTCTTGAAAGAGGTGGAATCTGTCGATAGTGTCGTGAGGAAGGTATACCCCATAGTGCAAGATGGCGTGGAGAACCCTGTTGAAGCTCAAGTGTTGCAGAAGTCGAAGTCGGATCTGGAGAAAGCAGCTGGAGAACTCTGTCAAGGACTCGAGCTCGTGGCCAAGGAGGTCGATGGTTTCTTCCAGGTAGTTTTAACCGGACGCGATGCATTACTTAGCAATCTTAGGCTTGTTGGTAATGTGTTCGAGCAAGGTGAAACTAGCCTCAATGTACAAGGCCCACCAGTTAGGTGA
- the LOC121792498 gene encoding mitogen-activated protein kinase 4-like: protein MAEYGDDGGILFVTPTHGRRYNQWSVNGNLFEVYSKYFLLRLIGRGDNGIVCEAQNTLTSERVAIKKISNAFGNIYDARRTLHEIRFLLDMDHQNFITCKDIIRPPQRENFEDVYYVYDLMDTNLHQIIQSSQPLTDDHYRCYLYQILRGLKYLHSANILCRPLKPHMVCLNWDHKLKIVCGTYSMPNVATHWYQAPEVLLNCSGHTPAIDIWSLGCILGEMMKREPLFPGRDTGQQFMLITELIGSPDDASLGFLRSNDQRRYLRQFPRYQKQQFSARFPNTAAPGALDLLERMLVFDPNRRITVNEALCHPYFAPCRDINSELVCPKPLAFDYEHPTVTQENIKEFMWRMSVILNPNLHPL from the exons ATGGCGGAGTACGGTGATGATGGTGGAATTCTATTTGTTACCCCCACGCATGGCAGGAGATATAACCAGTGGAGTGTGAACGGAAATCTATTCGAAGTTTATTCAAAGTATTTCCTGCTCAGGCTCATCGGCCGTGGGGATAATGGCATTGTATG TGAGGCTCAAAACACTCTGACAAGTGAAAGAGTCGCCATTAAGAAGATTAGCAATGCATTTGGTAACATATATGATGCAAGGAGGACACTACATGAAATCAGATTTCTACTTGACATGGATCATCAGAAT TTTATCACATGTAAAGACATAATTCGGCCACCACAGAGAGAGAACTTCGAAGATGTCTACTATGTTTATGATCTCATGGATACCAATCTTCACCAGATAATTCAGTCCAGCCAACCATTGACAGATGACCATTACCGG TGTTACCTTTACCAAATTCTACGAGGACTTAAGTATCTCCATTCTGCAAACATCTTGTGTCGTCCTCTTAAACCGCATATGGTGTGCCTCAATTGGGATCATAAACTGAAAATCGTATGTGGTACTTATTCCATGCCGAATGTTGCTACTCATTGGTATCAAGCTCCAGAAGTGCTCCTAAATTGTTCAGGACACACTCCTGCAATTGATATATGGTCTCTTGGTTGCATACTCGGCGAGATGATGAAAAGAGAACCTTTATTTCCCGGAAGAGATACTGGTCAGCAGTTTATGCTCATCACAGAG CTAATTGGCTCTCCAGATGATGCCAGTCTTGGCTTTCTTAGAAGCAATGATCAACGACGCTATCTTAGGCAGTTCCCACGGTACCAAAAGCAACAATTTTCTGCCAGATTCCCGAATACAGCTGCTCCTGGAGCTCTGGATTTATTAGAGAGAATGCTTGTGTTTGACCCAAACAGGCGCATTACAG TCAATGAGGCTCTCTGTCATCCGTACTTCGCACCCTGTCGTGATATCAACAGTGAACTTGTTTGCCCTAAACCGCTTGCCTTTGACTATGAGCATCCGACAGTTACTCAAGAGAACATCAAGGAATTCATGTGGAGGATGTCTGTGATATTGAATCCCAACTTACATCCCCTTTAG
- the LOC121792497 gene encoding protein BPS1, chloroplastic-like isoform X1, producing the protein MTNLDLVHQMSRAQEPHRSFLPFGNPFRMMLPKGSSLSPKMLDLLNSFEENMAERLRKIKPPGKEDILCLTWMRSAMELLCEIHADIKVLITSLELPVGDWEDKWIDVYLDNSVKLLDICIAFSSEISRLKQGHLFLRCLLHDLESASPKKFIQARSSLDGWKQHMASKNPRLDNIFSVMDSLAQTLDLPKIKNSSKGKVLMRAMYGVKVVTLFICSVFAAAFSGSAKKLMDLPVPETCLWAQAFLDLQTCVNSEIRNSDPDNVLVFLKEVESVDSVVRKVYPIVQDGVENPVEAQVLQKSKSDLEKAAGELCQGLELVAKEVDGFFQVVLTGRDALLSNLRLVGNVFEQGETSLNVQGPPVR; encoded by the exons ATGACGAATTTG GACTTAGTGCATCAAATGAGTCGTGCGCAGGAACCTCACAGAAGTTTCCTCCCATTCGGAAATCCATTTCGCATGATGTTACCAAAGGGATCTTCGCTGTCGCCAAAGATGCTAGATTTGTTAAATAGTTTCGAGGAAAACATGGCCGAGAGGCTTAGAAAGATTAAGCCTCCAGGCAAGGAAGATATTCTGTGCTTGACATGGATGAGGAGTGCCATGGAGCTACTGTGTGAAATACACGCCGATATAAAAGTTCTGATTACGTCTCTCGAACTCCCTGTCGGCGACTGGGAGGACAAGTGGATCGATGTATACTTGGACAATAGTGTGAAGTTGCTGGACATCTGCATCGCCTTCAGCTCCGAGATCTCCCGACTGAAACAGGGCCACCTTTTCCTCCGATGCCTCCTGCACGATTTGGAGAGTGCATCCCCAAAGAAGTTTATTCAGGCACGTTCCTCCCTGGATGGATGGAAGCAGCATATGGCTTCAAAGAATCCCAGACTCGACAACATCTTCTCCGTCATGGATAGCCTCGCTCAAACACTAGACCTCCCAAAGATCAAGAACTCTTCAAAGGGAAAAGTCTTGATGCGGGCCATGTATGGGGTTAAGGTCGTCACTCTCTTCATTTGCAGTGTGTTTGCTGCTGCATTCTCCGGTTCTGCAAAAAAGCTGATGGACCTACCGGTTCCCGAGACCTGCTTGTGGGCGCAGGCTTTCTTGGATCTCCAGACTTGTGTGAACAGCGAAATCAGAAACTCGGACCCGGACAACGTCCTCGTTTTCTTGAAAGAGGTGGAATCTGTCGATAGTGTCGTGAGGAAGGTATACCCCATAGTGCAAGATGGCGTGGAGAACCCTGTTGAAGCTCAAGTGTTGCAGAAGTCGAAGTCGGATCTGGAGAAAGCAGCTGGAGAACTCTGTCAAGGACTCGAGCTCGTGGCCAAGGAGGTCGATGGTTTCTTCCAGGTAGTTTTAACCGGACGCGATGCATTACTTAGCAATCTTAGGCTTGTTGGTAATGTGTTCGAGCAAGGTGAAACTAGCCTCAATGTACAAGGCCCACCAGTTAGGTGA